One stretch of Alcaligenes aquatilis DNA includes these proteins:
- a CDS encoding CaiB/BaiF CoA transferase family protein — protein sequence MDKKNITESPLKGIKVLELGSLIAGPYAGSLLAQFGADVIKIEPPGKGDPLRRWRQLHKDTSLWWRVQSRNKRSIALDLRQPEGQEIARELALQSDIVIENFRPGVLEHWGLGWETLHALNPRLIMVRVSGYGQDGPYHRRPGFAAIAECMGGLRYGTGYPDRPPVRAGVSLGDTLASLYGTIGALLAMHHLRQEGGQGQMIDVALYESVFAIMESLIPDYQLNGHQRERTGASLPGIAPSNTYPTGDGKWVVIAANSDAIFIRLMQAMDRPDLAHDPRLSDNAGRVEHSAMLDQTIGDWTGGRSLEEILGVLDQAEVPSGSIYTAADILDDPHYQARGMLETHTLQDGQELTIPGIVPKLSRSPGATQWLGPELGEHTDSILEELGISPERRQALREQGIVE from the coding sequence ATGGATAAGAAAAACATTACCGAATCACCGCTCAAAGGGATCAAAGTCCTGGAGCTGGGTTCGCTGATTGCCGGCCCTTATGCCGGTAGCTTGCTGGCCCAATTCGGGGCCGATGTCATCAAGATCGAACCGCCCGGCAAGGGCGATCCGCTGCGCCGCTGGCGGCAGTTGCATAAGGACACCTCGCTGTGGTGGCGTGTGCAAAGCCGCAACAAGCGTTCCATTGCGCTGGATCTGCGCCAGCCCGAAGGCCAGGAAATTGCCCGTGAACTGGCTTTACAAAGCGATATTGTCATTGAAAATTTCCGCCCTGGTGTGCTGGAGCACTGGGGCCTGGGCTGGGAAACACTGCATGCACTGAACCCGCGCCTGATCATGGTGCGCGTCTCCGGCTATGGGCAGGACGGCCCTTATCACCGCCGCCCTGGCTTTGCAGCCATCGCAGAATGTATGGGTGGCCTGCGATATGGCACCGGCTATCCGGATCGCCCCCCCGTACGAGCCGGTGTCAGCCTGGGCGATACGCTGGCTTCACTGTACGGCACCATAGGCGCGCTGCTGGCCATGCACCATCTGCGCCAGGAAGGGGGACAAGGCCAAATGATTGATGTGGCCTTGTATGAATCCGTCTTTGCCATCATGGAAAGCCTGATTCCAGACTATCAACTGAACGGCCATCAACGCGAACGCACTGGAGCCAGCTTGCCCGGTATCGCCCCGTCCAACACCTACCCCACCGGCGATGGTAAATGGGTGGTGATTGCCGCCAACAGCGATGCCATCTTCATCCGTTTGATGCAGGCCATGGACCGTCCCGATCTGGCCCACGATCCGCGCTTGTCCGACAACGCCGGACGTGTGGAACACAGCGCCATGCTGGACCAGACCATTGGCGACTGGACCGGCGGCCGCAGCCTGGAAGAGATACTGGGCGTGCTGGATCAGGCTGAAGTTCCCAGCGGCAGTATCTACACCGCCGCCGACATTCTGGATGACCCGCACTACCAGGCTCGCGGCATGCTGGAAACACACACGCTGCAAGACGGCCAGGAACTGACCATCCCCGGCATTGTGCCCAAGCTTAGCCGCAGCCCCGGTGCCACCCAATGGTTGGGGCCAGAGTTGGGCGAACACACCGATAGCATCCTGGAAGAACTAGGCAT
- a CDS encoding TRAP transporter large permease, translated as MDSMLIFSLMMACFAILMVIGTPIFAALGVASISGILMKSGLAGLDVIPATLHRGMASYSLIAIPLFILMGEVIARTSIGGKLYQLFYLWLNRLPGGLAVASIGSSAVFGAMSGVSVAGAATIGRFAIPEMLKRGYSPSLSGGTIAAAGALALLIPPSIGFVLYGEMADQSIGKLFIGALLPALMVTVMMVMYVVFIAIFRPEAAPRNAETVTWAQKLGALKDIWAAALLILLVLGTIYLGIATPTEAAGIGATGAFLIAMAYGEMNWRTALQILRSTAVTSGMILLILAAALLFGYIMTRLMIPQKLVALITASSQPSWVILIFILLFLILIGMFLDIVSLILITTPVVLPVIIALGYDPLWFGIVMIIACEMAVITPPVGLNLYVIKGIAPQISLQQITRGALPFVALEIVAIIILTIFPEIILWLPRTL; from the coding sequence ATGGATTCCATGCTCATCTTCAGCCTGATGATGGCTTGCTTTGCCATCCTGATGGTCATCGGCACCCCCATCTTCGCCGCACTGGGTGTTGCCAGTATTTCCGGCATTTTAATGAAGTCCGGACTGGCCGGTCTGGACGTCATCCCCGCCACCTTGCACCGTGGCATGGCCAGCTATTCCCTGATCGCCATCCCGCTATTTATCTTGATGGGCGAAGTCATTGCGCGAACCAGTATCGGCGGCAAGCTCTATCAGTTGTTTTACCTTTGGTTGAACCGTTTGCCCGGTGGTTTGGCAGTGGCCAGTATAGGCAGCTCGGCTGTGTTCGGTGCCATGAGCGGGGTCAGTGTGGCCGGTGCCGCCACCATTGGCCGCTTTGCCATTCCTGAAATGCTCAAGCGTGGCTACTCACCTAGCCTGTCTGGTGGCACCATTGCTGCCGCCGGTGCACTGGCCTTGCTGATTCCTCCCAGCATCGGCTTTGTGCTGTATGGCGAAATGGCGGACCAATCCATCGGCAAGTTGTTCATTGGTGCCTTGCTGCCGGCCCTGATGGTAACTGTCATGATGGTCATGTATGTCGTGTTCATTGCCATCTTCCGCCCCGAAGCTGCCCCTCGCAATGCCGAAACGGTAACTTGGGCGCAAAAGCTCGGTGCCCTGAAAGATATCTGGGCTGCCGCACTGCTGATTTTGCTGGTTCTGGGCACGATCTATCTGGGTATTGCCACCCCCACCGAAGCCGCTGGCATCGGCGCAACGGGAGCCTTTCTGATCGCCATGGCCTATGGCGAGATGAACTGGCGCACTGCACTGCAAATATTGCGCTCCACAGCCGTCACCAGCGGCATGATTTTGCTGATTCTGGCCGCAGCACTGCTGTTTGGCTACATCATGACGCGTCTGATGATTCCGCAAAAACTGGTTGCGCTGATTACCGCCTCGTCTCAGCCATCGTGGGTAATTTTAATATTCATTCTGCTGTTTCTTATTTTGATCGGCATGTTTCTGGATATTGTCTCTCTTATTCTAATTACCACCCCCGTTGTACTACCCGTTATTATTGCTCTGGGCTACGACCCATTGTGGTTTGGCATCGTCATGATTATTGCCTGCGAAATGGCCGTCATTACACCGCCGGTGGGATTGAATTTATACGTCATCAAAGGTATTGCTCCGCAGATCTCATTGCAGCAGATTACACGTGGCGCGCTGCCCTTTGTCGCCCTGGAAATTGTGGCGATTATCATCTTGACGATATTTCCAGAAATCATTCTTTGGCTACCTAGAACACTTTAA
- a CDS encoding TRAP transporter small permease, whose protein sequence is MNSLTHFLGAFAHGSNRVAIFVAEIALAALMLACTYGVIARYVFNSPSIYITEICVYLLLICSWLSIGWVHLENRHVSVEAFHQKFSPRGQRLASCVSQLCILFFCLVLLWAGISVVETALARNYRSSSMLRFPLWMAYGMIPLGGTLLGLAALRQLFIPNRVESNDSIKEF, encoded by the coding sequence ATGAATTCACTTACTCATTTCCTGGGTGCCTTTGCGCATGGCAGCAACCGAGTCGCCATTTTTGTAGCCGAAATCGCGCTGGCTGCATTGATGCTTGCCTGCACCTACGGCGTTATCGCTCGCTATGTCTTTAACAGTCCCAGCATCTATATCACTGAAATATGTGTCTATTTGCTGCTGATCTGCTCCTGGCTGTCCATAGGCTGGGTCCATCTGGAAAACCGCCACGTCAGCGTGGAGGCTTTCCATCAGAAGTTTTCTCCACGCGGCCAGCGCCTGGCCTCCTGCGTGTCGCAACTGTGCATTCTGTTTTTCTGCTTGGTGCTGCTATGGGCCGGTATTTCGGTAGTGGAAACGGCCCTTGCCCGCAACTACCGCTCATCGTCCATGCTGCGTTTCCCCCTGTGGATGGCGTACGGCATGATTCCGCTGGGTGGTACTTTGCTGGGCCTGGCTGCCCTGCGCCAATTGTTCATTCCGAACCGCGTGGAATCCAACGACAGCATCAAGGAGTTCTGA
- a CDS encoding TRAP transporter substrate-binding protein, which yields MKKALTAALAACTLTLGISPAHAQEVELTFSTYLPPAYEYAWKPIENFVQNVEKESQGRIKINVFHSGQLFDGYEELPALSRGDVDIINMTSTYPSGTIPALNIFTLPFLFDSTAHLKRALDQGLFKLGAEQELRDTHDAVVLGLAPWDPYEFYSRKSPINSAADAKGKVWASTSSMDARALQLLGGSPTGMPSSELYLAFDRGVIDATPRPLLTGIGRNLYEVAKYLSIANFGIDVSVLTINRKKWESLPPDLQEIIRKAAHQRDQEQFERVNAFVDQALTRYQQAGVTINRIEPAQLDEMRKLTRPAIDEWSKQVDNGPAYLDLIEKTRQP from the coding sequence ATGAAAAAAGCCCTGACAGCGGCTCTGGCCGCCTGCACCCTGACGCTGGGCATCTCGCCTGCGCACGCCCAAGAAGTCGAGCTGACCTTTTCAACCTACCTGCCACCGGCTTACGAATACGCCTGGAAACCCATCGAGAACTTCGTTCAGAACGTAGAAAAAGAAAGCCAGGGCCGCATCAAGATCAATGTGTTCCATTCCGGCCAGTTGTTTGACGGCTACGAGGAACTGCCTGCCCTGTCGCGTGGTGACGTGGACATCATCAACATGACCAGCACCTACCCCAGCGGTACCATACCTGCGCTGAACATTTTCACCCTGCCATTTCTGTTTGACAGCACGGCTCACCTAAAGCGCGCCCTGGACCAGGGCCTGTTCAAGCTAGGTGCCGAGCAGGAGCTGCGCGACACGCACGATGCCGTTGTGCTGGGCCTGGCTCCCTGGGATCCGTACGAGTTCTACAGCCGCAAGTCCCCCATCAATTCGGCCGCTGATGCCAAGGGTAAAGTCTGGGCCTCGACCAGCTCCATGGACGCACGCGCACTGCAATTGCTGGGCGGCTCGCCTACCGGCATGCCGTCTTCCGAGCTATACCTGGCCTTTGACCGCGGTGTAATCGACGCGACCCCACGCCCATTGCTGACCGGTATTGGCCGCAATCTGTACGAAGTCGCCAAGTACCTTTCCATCGCCAACTTTGGTATCGACGTGTCCGTGCTGACCATCAACCGTAAAAAGTGGGAGTCCCTGCCACCTGATCTGCAAGAGATCATCCGCAAGGCCGCTCACCAGCGGGACCAAGAGCAGTTTGAACGTGTTAACGCCTTTGTAGACCAGGCTCTGACGCGCTACCAACAAGCCGGTGTAACCATCAACCGCATTGAACCTGCACAACTGGACGAGATGCGCAAACTGACCCGTCCCGCTATTGACGAGTGGAGCAAGCAGGTTGATAACGGTCCTGCCTACCTGGACCTGATCGAGAAAACCCGCCAGCCCTGA
- a CDS encoding isochorismatase family protein: MRDSDNLKGGFDGTLPLGQQPALVVIDFQRGFTEPGLTPLASNCDSQIEQTNALIGAMRGKGRVIFTIIGYEAHLADANLWLTKASSLRCLLRGSSACELDPRLDYDPAQDIILYKTQASAFYGTPLPALLAHQGCDMLIMTGATTSGCVRASVVDSLQSGFAPFVAEDAVADRSPAQHRSNLVDMASKYAEVLPSANLIAHLHTL; encoded by the coding sequence AGCCAGCTTTGGTCGTTATCGACTTTCAACGCGGTTTTACAGAGCCTGGTCTGACACCACTGGCATCAAACTGCGACAGCCAGATCGAGCAAACCAATGCCTTGATCGGCGCCATGCGTGGCAAGGGCCGCGTTATTTTCACCATCATTGGCTACGAAGCTCATCTGGCCGACGCCAATCTGTGGCTGACCAAGGCTTCGTCATTGCGCTGCCTGCTGCGCGGCTCCTCGGCCTGTGAGCTGGATCCACGGCTCGATTACGACCCTGCACAAGACATCATCCTGTACAAGACCCAGGCCTCCGCCTTTTATGGCACGCCACTGCCCGCCTTGCTGGCCCATCAAGGCTGCGACATGCTGATTATGACCGGCGCCACCACCAGCGGTTGCGTGCGTGCCAGCGTGGTAGACAGCCTGCAATCAGGATTTGCCCCGTTCGTGGCTGAAGATGCGGTAGCTGACCGCTCACCAGCCCAACACCGCAGCAATCTGGTCGATATGGCCAGCAAATACGCCGAAGTACTGCCCTCGGCCAACTTGATCGCCCATTTACACACGCTTTAA